One window of Quercus robur chromosome 12, dhQueRobu3.1, whole genome shotgun sequence genomic DNA carries:
- the LOC126710250 gene encoding probable indole-3-pyruvate monooxygenase YUCCA10 isoform X1: MQEQIAIIVGSGPSGLATAACLSQQSIPYIILEREECIASIWKKYSYDRLHLHLAKQFCELPHMSFPASYPTFVPKKMFIQYLDDYVSHFNISPMFQRTVESAEYNEVSKRWIVKARNASSGEVEIYSAKFLVVATGETTNPYTPEVAGLNTFPGEVLHSTQYKSGKEFKNKNVLVVGSGNSGVEIALDLANHGAKTSIIFRSPAHFLSREMVYLGLTMLKYFPVSLVDFLMVMLSKLVYGDLTKYGIGRPTEGPFYMKVKYGKYPLFDVGTYKKIKSGEIQVLPAEIIKVQGNDILFKNDKLHPFDTIIFCTGFKRSTNFWLKQGVEYLLNEDGLAKPAYPNHWKGKNGLYCVGLSRRGLYGASADAQNIANDIKSIT; this comes from the exons atgcAGGAACAAATAGCAATAATAGTTGGATCAGGCCCCTCTGGGCTTGCCACAGCTGCTTGCCTAAGCCAGCAATCAATCCCATACATAATTCTTGAGAGAGAAGAATGTATTGCTTCTATATGGAAGAAATATTCCTATGATCGTCTTCACCTTCACCTTGCAAAGCAATTTTGTGAACTCCCTCACATGTCATTCCCTGCCTCTTATCCCACCTTTGTGCCCAAAAAGATGTTCATACAGTACTTAGATGACTATGTCTCCCATTTCAACATTAGTCCTATGTTCCAAAGAACTGTGGAGTCTGCTGAGTACAATGAAGTTTCCAAGAGATGGATTGTTAAGGCTAGGAATGCAAGTTCAGGAGAGGTTGAGATATATAGTGCAAAGTTTTTAGTGGTGGCCACTGGGGAAACAACCAACCCTTATACCCCAGAGGTTGCAGGGTTAAACACTTTCCCTGGTGAGGTTCTTCATTCTACTCAGTATAAGTCAGGGAAGGAGTTCAAAAACAAGAATGTTTTGGTTGTTGGGTCTGGGAATTCTGGAGTGGAAATTGCTCTGGACCTTGCAAATCATGGTGCCAAAACTTCCATTATTTTTCGAAGCCCG GCTCATTTTCTCTCAAGGGAGATGGTGTACTTGGGCTTAACCATGTTGAAGTATTTTCCTGTTAGCTTGGTGGATTTCTTGATGGTCATGCTTAGCAAGCTGGTTTATGGGGACCTGACCAAGTATGGGATAGGAAGGCCTACAGAGGGTCCTTTTTATATGAAGGTTAAGTACGGCAAGTATCCACTTTTTGATGTTGGTACATATAAAAAGATCAAGTCAGGAGAAATTCAG GTTTTGCCGGCAGAAATAATTAAAGTTCAAGGCAATGACATACTATTCAAGAATGATAAGTTACATCCATTTGACACCATTATTTTTTGTACTGGATTTAAGAGGTCGACAAACTTTTGGCTTAAG CAGGGGGTTGAATATCTTTTGAATGAGGATGGACTTGCAAAACCTGCTTATCCTAACCATTGGAAGGGAAAGAATGGCTTATACTGTGTTGGACTATCTAGAAGAGGGTTATATGGAGCTAGTGCCGATGCCCAAAACATAGCCAATGATATCAAGTCCATTACATAA
- the LOC126710250 gene encoding probable indole-3-pyruvate monooxygenase YUCCA10 isoform X2, protein MQEQIAIIVGSGPSGLATAACLSQQSIPYIILEREECIASIWKKYSYDRLHLHLAKQFCELPHMSFPASYPTFVPKKMFIQYLDDYVSHFNISPMFQRTVESAEYNEVSKRWIVKARNASSGEVEIYSAKFLVVATGETTNPYTPEVAGLNTFPGEVLHSTQYKSGKEFKNKNVLVVGSGNSGVEIALDLANHGAKTSIIFRSPAHFLSREMVYLGLTMLKYFPVSLVDFLMVMLSKLVYGDLTKYGIGRPTEGPFYMKVKYGKYPLFDVGTYKKIKSGEIQVLPAEIIKVQGNDILFKNDKLHPFDTIIFCTGFKRSTNFWLKGVEYLLNEDGLAKPAYPNHWKGKNGLYCVGLSRRGLYGASADAQNIANDIKSIT, encoded by the exons atgcAGGAACAAATAGCAATAATAGTTGGATCAGGCCCCTCTGGGCTTGCCACAGCTGCTTGCCTAAGCCAGCAATCAATCCCATACATAATTCTTGAGAGAGAAGAATGTATTGCTTCTATATGGAAGAAATATTCCTATGATCGTCTTCACCTTCACCTTGCAAAGCAATTTTGTGAACTCCCTCACATGTCATTCCCTGCCTCTTATCCCACCTTTGTGCCCAAAAAGATGTTCATACAGTACTTAGATGACTATGTCTCCCATTTCAACATTAGTCCTATGTTCCAAAGAACTGTGGAGTCTGCTGAGTACAATGAAGTTTCCAAGAGATGGATTGTTAAGGCTAGGAATGCAAGTTCAGGAGAGGTTGAGATATATAGTGCAAAGTTTTTAGTGGTGGCCACTGGGGAAACAACCAACCCTTATACCCCAGAGGTTGCAGGGTTAAACACTTTCCCTGGTGAGGTTCTTCATTCTACTCAGTATAAGTCAGGGAAGGAGTTCAAAAACAAGAATGTTTTGGTTGTTGGGTCTGGGAATTCTGGAGTGGAAATTGCTCTGGACCTTGCAAATCATGGTGCCAAAACTTCCATTATTTTTCGAAGCCCG GCTCATTTTCTCTCAAGGGAGATGGTGTACTTGGGCTTAACCATGTTGAAGTATTTTCCTGTTAGCTTGGTGGATTTCTTGATGGTCATGCTTAGCAAGCTGGTTTATGGGGACCTGACCAAGTATGGGATAGGAAGGCCTACAGAGGGTCCTTTTTATATGAAGGTTAAGTACGGCAAGTATCCACTTTTTGATGTTGGTACATATAAAAAGATCAAGTCAGGAGAAATTCAG GTTTTGCCGGCAGAAATAATTAAAGTTCAAGGCAATGACATACTATTCAAGAATGATAAGTTACATCCATTTGACACCATTATTTTTTGTACTGGATTTAAGAGGTCGACAAACTTTTGGCTTAAG GGGGTTGAATATCTTTTGAATGAGGATGGACTTGCAAAACCTGCTTATCCTAACCATTGGAAGGGAAAGAATGGCTTATACTGTGTTGGACTATCTAGAAGAGGGTTATATGGAGCTAGTGCCGATGCCCAAAACATAGCCAATGATATCAAGTCCATTACATAA